In one Streptomyces sp. T12 genomic region, the following are encoded:
- a CDS encoding aspartate aminotransferase family protein: MTALSPHLRQATPVVAARGEGVHLFDQDGRRYLDFTAGIGVTSTGHCHPKVVAAAQEQVGTLIHGQYTTVMHEPLRRLVDKLGEVLPTGLDSLFFTNSGSEAVEAALRLARQATGRPNVIVCHGGFHGRTVAAASMTTSGTRFRSGFSPLMSGVVVTPFPSAYRYGWDEETATRFALQELDYTLQTISSPADTAAIIVEPVLGEGGYVPANSAFMEGLRERADRHGFLLIADEVQTGVGRTGRFWGHDHFGVTPDILVTAKGLASGFPLSGIAASEELMTKAWPGSQGGTYGANAVACAAACATLDVVRDEKLVENAEAMGKRLRQGLEAVADRTPGIGDVRGLGLMLATEFVTEDGSPDPETAARVQRAAVEEGLLLLLCGAWNQVVRMIPALVIDETAVDEGLQAWATAVEAGTSGAARR; the protein is encoded by the coding sequence ATGACCGCACTGTCGCCGCACCTTCGCCAGGCCACGCCCGTGGTGGCGGCCCGGGGCGAGGGCGTCCACCTCTTCGACCAGGACGGCCGCCGCTACCTCGACTTCACCGCCGGCATCGGCGTCACCAGCACCGGGCACTGCCACCCCAAGGTCGTCGCTGCGGCCCAGGAGCAGGTGGGCACGCTGATCCACGGCCAGTACACGACAGTCATGCACGAGCCGCTGCGCCGCCTCGTCGACAAGCTCGGCGAGGTGCTGCCGACCGGCCTGGACAGCCTGTTCTTCACCAACTCCGGCAGTGAGGCCGTCGAGGCGGCGCTGCGGCTGGCCCGCCAGGCCACCGGCCGGCCGAACGTCATCGTCTGCCACGGCGGCTTCCACGGCCGTACCGTCGCCGCCGCCTCTATGACGACCTCCGGCACCCGCTTCCGCTCCGGTTTCTCCCCGCTGATGAGCGGCGTGGTCGTCACTCCCTTCCCGTCCGCCTACCGGTACGGCTGGGACGAGGAGACCGCCACCCGCTTCGCCCTGCAGGAGCTCGACTACACGCTGCAGACGATCTCCTCGCCCGCCGACACGGCCGCGATCATCGTCGAGCCGGTGCTCGGCGAGGGCGGGTACGTGCCCGCCAACTCCGCGTTCATGGAAGGACTGCGGGAGCGGGCCGATCGGCACGGCTTCCTGCTGATCGCCGACGAGGTGCAGACCGGCGTCGGACGCACCGGCCGCTTCTGGGGCCACGACCACTTCGGCGTCACACCCGACATCCTCGTCACCGCCAAGGGCCTGGCCAGCGGCTTCCCGCTGTCGGGCATTGCCGCCTCCGAGGAGCTGATGACCAAGGCCTGGCCCGGCTCGCAGGGCGGCACCTACGGCGCCAACGCCGTGGCCTGCGCCGCGGCCTGCGCCACGCTCGACGTCGTACGCGATGAGAAGCTCGTCGAGAACGCCGAGGCGATGGGCAAGCGGCTGCGCCAGGGCCTGGAGGCGGTCGCCGACCGGACGCCGGGCATCGGCGACGTGCGCGGCCTCGGCCTCATGCTCGCCACCGAGTTCGTCACCGAGGACGGCAGCCCCGACCCCGAGACCGCCGCCCGCGTCCAGCGCGCCGCCGTCGAGGAGGGCCTGCTCCTGCTGCTGTGCGGCGCCTGGAACCAGGTCGTCCGCATGATCCCGGCGCTCGTCATCGACGAGACGGCGGTGGACGAGGGCCTGCAGGCGTGGGCGACCGCGGTCGAGGCCGGCACATCGGGAGCGGCACGGCGATGA
- a CDS encoding PucR family transcriptional regulator ligand-binding domain-containing protein encodes MNDNHPAGHGPTRALTVADVLALPVLAAGQPQVVTGVPHLDRPVRWVHITELTDPASFLKGGELVLTTGMPLPEDAAGVRRYVDELADVGAAALVIELVRRYHRPPDGLVDACRLRGLPLVTLAKDVNFLEVTQVVHALLLGNQTDAMRRTHRIHEAFTALTLRGAGPEDVLRAAAEMSGRTVVLENLVHQALICEPSGLTVEEALADWEQRSRATEPGDSAATRGPEGWLTASVEYQGERWGRVAMLPARTDGPAFGPEDVTLLERTAMALTVARLIHPTPWERTAHRNALLDLVEQRHRSADDALARCSALGLPADRSRFVATLADLRAGKGGAETESRLLQELRTAGIPALVGELTPDRLGILLALRTSQPSRPIVERLSGIVLSLAPGAVVSAGSEVTDLTDTARSFREAARVAEATPPGQPLPPDRSFHELSDIGLRRLLYALREDTRIQDYTERRLRRLIDHDTQHGTDLLTTLRHYLDAAGNKTTAARRGGLSRETMYQRLRTIERLLARDLESGDQRTELHVALTALDVMRAN; translated from the coding sequence GTGAACGACAACCACCCGGCCGGCCATGGGCCCACCCGTGCGCTCACCGTGGCCGACGTCCTGGCCCTTCCGGTCCTGGCCGCGGGACAACCCCAGGTCGTGACCGGCGTGCCCCACCTGGACCGGCCGGTCAGATGGGTCCACATCACCGAACTGACCGACCCCGCGTCCTTCCTCAAGGGCGGCGAACTCGTCCTCACGACCGGCATGCCGCTTCCGGAGGATGCGGCCGGTGTGCGCCGGTACGTCGACGAACTCGCCGACGTCGGGGCCGCGGCGCTGGTCATCGAACTCGTACGCCGCTACCACCGCCCGCCGGACGGACTCGTCGACGCCTGCCGCCTGCGCGGCCTCCCCCTGGTCACCCTCGCCAAGGATGTCAACTTCCTGGAGGTCACCCAGGTCGTGCACGCCCTGCTGCTCGGCAACCAGACGGACGCTATGCGCCGCACCCACCGCATCCACGAGGCATTCACCGCCCTGACCCTGCGCGGCGCCGGCCCGGAGGACGTGCTGCGTGCGGCGGCGGAGATGAGCGGCCGCACGGTCGTCCTGGAGAACCTGGTGCACCAGGCCCTGATCTGTGAACCGTCCGGGCTCACCGTCGAGGAGGCACTCGCCGACTGGGAACAGCGCTCCAGGGCAACCGAGCCCGGCGACAGCGCAGCGACCCGCGGGCCGGAGGGCTGGCTCACCGCCTCCGTCGAGTACCAGGGCGAGCGCTGGGGTCGCGTGGCCATGCTCCCGGCACGCACCGACGGACCGGCGTTCGGGCCGGAGGACGTCACCCTGTTGGAGAGGACCGCGATGGCACTGACCGTCGCGCGCCTCATCCACCCCACCCCATGGGAACGCACCGCACACCGGAACGCCCTGCTCGACCTCGTGGAACAGCGCCACCGTTCCGCGGATGACGCCCTCGCCCGCTGCTCGGCGCTGGGCCTGCCGGCCGATCGAAGCCGCTTCGTCGCCACCCTGGCGGACCTGCGCGCCGGGAAGGGGGGAGCCGAGACGGAGTCCCGTCTGCTGCAGGAACTGAGGACGGCAGGCATCCCGGCCCTCGTCGGCGAACTGACCCCCGACCGCCTCGGCATCCTGCTGGCTCTGCGCACCTCCCAGCCCTCGCGTCCCATCGTCGAGCGCCTGTCGGGCATAGTGCTGAGCCTGGCCCCGGGAGCAGTCGTGAGTGCCGGCTCCGAGGTCACGGACCTCACCGACACCGCCCGCTCCTTCCGCGAGGCGGCCCGCGTCGCCGAGGCCACCCCACCCGGCCAGCCCCTCCCCCCGGACCGCTCCTTCCACGAACTGTCCGACATCGGCCTGCGCCGCCTGCTGTACGCCCTCCGCGAGGACACCCGGATCCAGGACTACACCGAACGCCGGCTACGGCGCCTCATCGACCACGACACCCAGCACGGCACCGACCTGCTGACGACCCTGCGCCACTACCTCGACGCGGCCGGCAACAAAACCACCGCCGCCCGCCGTGGCGGCCTCTCCCGCGAGACGATGTACCAACGCCTGCGCACCATCGAGCGCCTCCTCGCCCGCGACCTCGAATCGGGCGACCAGCGCACCGAACTCCACGTCGCCCTCACCGCCCTCGACGTGATGCGAGCCAACTGA